In the Phycisphaerales bacterium genome, CGCTTCCTTATCGAAGGCCAAGGAAGTGTTGATGTGACATACACCAGTGAAAAAGGTGGCACGATTAACAAAACCGTTACCTTAGAATCAGTTGAGCCTGCCCACCCTGATGATGCAAAAGAAAAAGACTAAGAAGACATCAGTGATCGGACAAAATACCCCGCCGCTCGTTGGTGTACTGGGGATCACCGAAGGCAACTAAACCATCTTCTTTATGCTCGTAAGGTATGACGGCTCTAAAAACTTCTTCGTCTACTTCAATTACGATGACGACGCTTGGCGAGGATTTATCAAGAACTGAATGATCGTGCAGATCACAAAGACATATTCCAAACCCACGCACGCCTGGATTCACAACAGCAACTTCTATCGCCGCCTTTATAACTGAGATACTCTCCAGTCCTTTGTCTGTGGCATGCCCAGACACAACTGGATCCAGCGAACCATCTTCCATACAAATCGCGCCAAATGCTGGGAATGATGCCACACCTGTAAGGCTCTGCGTCGCCCGCTGAAAAAGAGCGTTCATGAGATCACTGCTTAAACCACTCACTCGCAAGGGGGGGGCTCCTCATGGCACGACGCTGCTGGGATGGCAAAAAAGAAGGCGAGACCAAAGACTTAAGAGCATTGAATCGGGTCATTGCAAAAACCACAAGCAGCCAAACATGACTTAAAAGTGTGCTTTATCAGCTCAGGGGTGTTGAAGTTGGTCTGGGCCATAGCTTTATGAACAGCACGACTTCCGCCTATAAAACAGAAGAACAGCGAAATATTGGCCTTGCCTGAGTATTATGCTCTCATGCTTTGTGTTTATCCCAACTTCCAGCTGCGTCGCCTGATATCCGTACTTGTGTTCACGTGTTGTTTCCAGACCGGAAATTGGGCTTTGGCTCAGGAGAATGTGAGCGACCCACCTAGCGAGCGGGCGCCAATGACCCTGCCCGACACTGATCGGTGGACAACTGAGGCAGAAGTACCCTGGTCGTTTACCTACAAACCCTACGAAGAAGTACTCCGTAAATTTGTTGATGACAAGGGCCTTGTCGACTATGCCGGCCTGCTGACAGACCGTCAAGCACTGGATCGCTTTCTCGTTGGCGTGAGTCGACTCGAAATGAGTACCTATCGCCTTTGGTCAATGCGAGAACAAGAGGCCTTCTGGATCAACCTCTATAACGCACTTCTTCTGAAGGTAGCAACTGACTTTTACCCAATTGCACCAGAGCCATTCGATCCGGAATATCCGCGCGATAGTATCCGTCAACTGGGCGATGTTTTTACAAAAAGTTCAATTGAAGTACTTGGTGGCACAATGACACCAGACAACATTGAAAAGAAAGTCCTTCGAGACAGTTTCGATGACCCGCGTGTTCATGTTGCACTCGTATGTGCCGCCAAAGGCTGCCCACCACTGCGACAAGAGCCCTATCTTGGTGACAAGATAGACAAACAACTCAAAGACCAACTCGATCGCATGGTCAATGATCCACGGTATTTCTTACTACAGAAAGAAGAACATCGCGTTTATCTGTCAGAGTTGTTCAAATGGTATGGCGATGAGTATGTTGAACTTTACAACACATCAGAGGCTCCAAAAAGACGAAATGAGTCTGAGTCTGCTGCGCTTAACTACATAGGCACCGCACTATCGCCCGAAGATCAGATCTATCTACGGAAGGAAAAATACGGTGTTCTGTATATCCCGTATGACTGGTCTCTCAACGACCAAGCATCTTCCTCTACTTCAACTAAAAGTAACCTCGATCCAAGGCCTTGATGAAACGTGTCACGTACTATTGCAGTCATTACTACCTCACGAGCCGACTACAGCCATCTTTACTGGCCATTGCAGGCCATTAAGAAGGATCCCAATATCAACCTGCGTCTGATTGCGATCGGATCGCACTTCGCACCCACGTTCGGCAATACCGCCGATCAAATTCATGCTGATGGTTTCGACGTAGATGCCAGTGTTGAGTGCCTCATCAATAGCGATTCTGATGTCGGCATGGCTAAGACGATTGGAGTTGCTGTCCAGAGTCTTGCCGATCTGCTTGGCCAAATGAGACCGGATCTATTACTGCTCATTGCTGATCGCTATGAGATGCTGGCCCCTGCTGCGGTTGCATTGGCACTCCGCATTCCCATTGCTCACATCGAAGGCGGCGAGATAAGCGAGGGAGCCATCGATCATGCTGTGCGAAATGCATTGACGATGATGAGCCATATTCATTTCGCGCCAACAGAAGAGGCTGCGCAGCGTATTCGTGAAATGGGCGAGGAGCCATGGCGCATCCACTGCGTCGGCGCACCATCACTGGATCATCTGCGCTACAGCAAGTTGCCCGATCAAGATCAACTCGACAAACTGCTCGGCTGGAGGATAGAACAACCTCCATGTGTAGTGGCCTATCATCCTGTCACAATGTCTCGAGATACAACGTACGAAGTAGACGCTGTGTTTGAAGCATTAGAACTCATTGAGCAACCTATTGCCTTCTGTTTTCCGAATGCTGACGCCGGAAGTCATCAGATTATCGATCGAGCACATCGCTTCTGTCGCGACAAAGAAAATCGACATGTTCACATCAATTTGGCACCCACTACCTATTGGGCGTTGCTACGAGAAGCAGCATTGATGGTTGGCAACTCAAGCAGTGGAATTATGGAGGCCGCCTCACTTGAGCTGCCTGTTGTCAATATCGGCATGAGACAGCAAGGACGCCTACGAGCTCCAAACGTCATTGATGCAGCGCCTCAGACAGGTTCCATCAGAGCTGCTATCTCCAAAGCAAACGACCGCCACTTCCGAGAATCACTTCAAGGCATGCGTAATCCATATGGAGATGGAAGAGCAGCCGAGCGAATTGCTCGGGTACTTAGCGATGTTGAGCTCAATGATGATCTACTTGTCAAAAAAGCGCCGGCACTTAAACAATCGATTCATCGGGATTCA is a window encoding:
- a CDS encoding DUF547 domain-containing protein, producing MSDPPSERAPMTLPDTDRWTTEAEVPWSFTYKPYEEVLRKFVDDKGLVDYAGLLTDRQALDRFLVGVSRLEMSTYRLWSMREQEAFWINLYNALLLKVATDFYPIAPEPFDPEYPRDSIRQLGDVFTKSSIEVLGGTMTPDNIEKKVLRDSFDDPRVHVALVCAAKGCPPLRQEPYLGDKIDKQLKDQLDRMVNDPRYFLLQKEEHRVYLSELFKWYGDEYVELYNTSEAPKRRNESESAALNYIGTALSPEDQIYLRKEKYGVLYIPYDWSLNDQASSSTSTKSNLDPRP
- the neuC gene encoding UDP-N-acetylglucosamine 2-epimerase → MSRTIAVITTSRADYSHLYWPLQAIKKDPNINLRLIAIGSHFAPTFGNTADQIHADGFDVDASVECLINSDSDVGMAKTIGVAVQSLADLLGQMRPDLLLLIADRYEMLAPAAVALALRIPIAHIEGGEISEGAIDHAVRNALTMMSHIHFAPTEEAAQRIREMGEEPWRIHCVGAPSLDHLRYSKLPDQDQLDKLLGWRIEQPPCVVAYHPVTMSRDTTYEVDAVFEALELIEQPIAFCFPNADAGSHQIIDRAHRFCRDKENRHVHINLAPTTYWALLREAALMVGNSSSGIMEAASLELPVVNIGMRQQGRLRAPNVIDAAPQTGSIRAAISKANDRHFRESLQGMRNPYGDGRAAERIARVLSDVELNDDLLVKKAPALKQSIHRDSQQPQVTNG